From Haemorhous mexicanus isolate bHaeMex1 chromosome 1, bHaeMex1.pri, whole genome shotgun sequence, one genomic window encodes:
- the IMPA1 gene encoding inositol monophosphatase 1: MADPWQECMDYAVGLARKAGEIIRGALKEEISVMTKSSPVDLVTETDQKVENFIISLIKEKYPSHSFIGEESVAAGEGSILTDNPTWIIDPIDGTTNFVHRFPFVAVSIGFVVNKKIEFGIVYSCIEDKMYTARKGKGAFCNGQKLQVSGQEDITKSLLVTELGSNRDPEAIKIILSNMERLLSIPIHGIRAVGTAAVNMCLVATGGADAYYEMGIHCWDMAGAGIIITEAGGVLLDVTGGPFDLMSRRIIAASSRAIGERIAKALQVIPLRRDDATN, encoded by the exons ATGGCAGATCCCTGGCAAGAATGTATGGATTATGCAGTTGGTTTAGCAAGGAAAGCTGGGGAG ATAATCCGTGGAGCACTCAAAGAAGAAATATCTGTTATGACTAAAAGTTCACCTGTAGATTTAGTGACAGAAACTGATCAAAAAGTAGAAAACTTCATTATTTCTTTGATAAAAGAAAAGTATCCTTCTCACAG CTTTATCGGAGAAGAATCTGTTGCAGCTGGAGAGGGCAGCATTCTGACAGATAACCCCACATGGATTATAGACCCTATTGATGGTACTACCAACTTTGTACACAG gtTTCCATTTGTGGCAGTTTCAATTGGCTTTGTTGTAAACAAAAAG ATAGAGTTTGGAATTGTGTATAGTTGTATAGAAGACAAGATGTATACtgccagaaaaggaaaaggtgcaTTTTGCAATGGTCAGAAACTTCAAGTATCGGGCCAAGAAG acATTACAAAATCCCTGTTAGTAACAGAATTGGGGTCAAATCGTGATCCAGAGgctataaaaataattctttctaATATGGAAAGACTTCTCAGTATTCCTATTCATGG GATTAGAGCTGTTGGTACAGCAGCTGTGAACATGTGCCTTGTGGCAACGGGTGGAGCTGATGCCTATTACGAAATGGGGATTCACTGCTGGGATATGGCAGGAGCTGGAATCATTATTACTGAAGCCGGTGGAGTACTGCTGGATGTAACAG GTGGACCATTTGATTTGATGTCTCGAAGAATAATTGCAGCAAGTAGTCGAGCTATTGGAGAGAGAATAGCCAAAGCACTTCAAGTAATTCCTCTGAGAAGAGATGATGCAACCAACTGA